In Tursiops truncatus isolate mTurTru1 chromosome 9, mTurTru1.mat.Y, whole genome shotgun sequence, a single genomic region encodes these proteins:
- the TMBIM7P gene encoding LOW QUALITY PROTEIN: protein lifeguard 2 (The sequence of the model RefSeq protein was modified relative to this genomic sequence to represent the inferred CDS: inserted 1 base in 1 codon): protein MDLEVSEPIDFSSGDHQHLVRKAVDDAIQSKSARSYGTSSSTHGPQQTHGNPRSKAGERGDTYVVEIAAETTTEDSNSLSGPFSEAAIRRAFIVKVFFLLSVQLLITGAIISLFLFWKALRVWVVKNPWFTYALLPAFFVVFIILACCGKLRRQVPANYILLGLFVILQGLLLGTVSVFYNAEEVLWATAGTALVTISLTLFALQTKCGFTLLNGMLFVLLFVLIIYGILLIFIRSYWLHLLYAGLGTVIFSLYLVMDXEVMVGGRHHHSDLDPEEYVFAALNIYMDIINLFLFILQLIGLGR, encoded by the exons ATGGACTTGGAGGTCAGTGAACCAATAGACTTTAGTTCTGGAGATCATCAACATCTGGTTCGGAAAGCAGTAGATGATGCTATCCAGAGCAAATCTGCTCGGTCCTACGGAACTTCATCTTCAACTCATGGGCCACAACAAACTCATGGAAATCCACGCTCCAAAGCTGGTGAGCGAGGGGATACCTATGTGGTAGAAATTGCAGCAGAGACCACCACAGAGGACAGCAATTCTTTATCTGGCCCATTCTCAGAAGCAGCTATCCGCAGAG CTTTCATCGTAAAAGTGTTCTTCCTCCTGTCAGTTCAGCTGCTGATCACTGGGGCAATCATCAGCCTGTTTCTTTTCTG GAAGGCTTTAAGAGTTTGGGTGGTCAAGAATCCCTGGTTCACCTACGCACTCTT GCCAgcattttttgttgtatttattatACTTGCTTGCTGTGGGAAGCTCCGCCGCCAGGTGCCTGCGAATTACATTCTTCTGGGATTATTTGTAA TACTTCAAGGTCTGCTGCTAGGAACCGTGTCAGT TTTCTATAATGCCGAGGAAGTGTTATGGGCAACGGCAGGAACCGCTCTAGTGACGATATCACTCACTTTATTTGCTCTTCAAACAAAA TGCGGTTTCACCTTGCTAAATGGAATGCTGTTTGTTTTACTCTTCGTACTTATTATCTATGGAATTCTCTTAATCTTCATACGATCATAT TGGTTGCATCTATTGTATGCTGGACTTGGTACTGTGATCTTCTCACTC taCTTGGTGATGG GGGAGGTGATGGTGGGAGGGCGCCATCATCATTCTGACCTGGACCCTGAAGAGTATGTTTTTGCTGCCCTGAACATCTACATGGACATAATcaaccttttcctttttattttgcaactgaTTGGACTGGGACGGTAG